Proteins encoded together in one Petrotoga sp. 9PWA.NaAc.5.4 window:
- the dxr gene encoding 1-deoxy-D-xylulose-5-phosphate reductoisomerase, whose amino-acid sequence MKTVFIAGISGSIGKQALEVLNKDWFIDNFKIVGGSVYSNWEMLKDVIDKYYLKAVALVKESFEVPSTYHGCMIFKGETSVEKAIEYCNADISIIATSGFSGLRHTLKSLEVSKRICLANKESIVSGGNFILNNAYKKEKELIPIDSEHSAIFQLLLGESSKPEKIIITASGGALRDEPIDQLEHAPIDKVLKHPVWSMGKRITIDSATMVNKGLEVIEAFHLFRTKNITVAINRESRIHSMVQFTDGVIKMHYGLADMRIPIAFSLSYPQRKYYFDKPDFFSEKIDFHKVDFKRYPALKLALDILGIEFLQNAYNAADEVAVNSYLKGEIIFGDIYRIIYSTVNEIQQTFSYENESLKFTSLDDILKVDKLSREIAKKYVLEVKK is encoded by the coding sequence TTGAAAACAGTTTTTATTGCGGGTATTTCTGGTTCTATTGGTAAACAAGCTTTAGAAGTTTTGAATAAAGATTGGTTTATAGATAATTTCAAAATTGTTGGTGGCTCTGTATATTCGAATTGGGAGATGTTAAAAGATGTAATAGACAAATATTATTTAAAGGCGGTTGCATTAGTTAAAGAATCTTTTGAGGTACCTTCTACATATCATGGTTGCATGATTTTTAAAGGAGAAACCTCTGTAGAAAAAGCTATTGAATATTGTAATGCTGATATATCAATAATAGCAACTTCTGGATTTAGCGGACTTAGACATACTCTTAAAAGTTTAGAAGTTTCTAAAAGAATTTGTTTAGCTAACAAGGAGTCTATTGTATCAGGAGGAAATTTTATTTTAAATAACGCTTATAAAAAAGAAAAAGAACTGATTCCTATAGATAGCGAACATAGTGCAATATTTCAGCTCTTACTGGGAGAAAGTTCCAAACCTGAAAAAATAATTATCACCGCGAGTGGTGGAGCTCTAAGAGACGAGCCCATAGATCAATTAGAACATGCTCCTATAGATAAGGTACTTAAGCATCCTGTTTGGTCCATGGGGAAAAGAATAACAATTGATTCTGCAACAATGGTTAATAAAGGCTTGGAGGTGATTGAAGCCTTTCATCTTTTTAGAACTAAGAACATAACTGTTGCTATAAATAGAGAAAGTAGAATACATTCTATGGTGCAATTTACAGATGGAGTTATAAAAATGCATTATGGTTTAGCTGATATGAGAATACCTATTGCCTTTTCGCTTTCATATCCTCAAAGAAAATATTATTTTGATAAACCTGATTTCTTTTCAGAAAAAATAGATTTTCACAAAGTAGATTTTAAGAGGTACCCTGCACTAAAATTAGCTTTAGATATTTTAGGGATAGAATTTCTTCAAAATGCTTATAATGCTGCTGATGAAGTAGCTGTGAATAGTTATTTGAAAGGAGAAATTATATTTGGTGATATTTACCGAATAATATATAGTACAGTTAACGAAATTCAGCAAACATTTTCTTATGAAAATGAAAGTTTG
- a CDS encoding HD family hydrolase produces MNIGQFILDSTDLFTVFRWNNNPSLIRFTEADNIYNTLLLSLFIFSDDSKVKVVKILQNKIYETIPKIVLSDISLTTKNKIEEKGKDIWNKTVEKAFQEVESKLDKKITERMFNKHTFDESTENKIKLINLLVTRKEAEINERVFPEYYKEPKMKNEMKAKRIILSNKHQIELLCEELLNISTRLVTMTRWNKNHRNIKTSVSSHSFFVFLISYLLALISNLETEIIYDVMAASILHDLPEAFTGDVISPTKRKVKGLEEIINEIEKEFVHEWSDSKSILKEKVDKFEKYIFNPFKNTYGKYVKTADLLAALIECSLEISTGNQNSYFLKTFDSIKRETLQVSPLDINDIIYEIEKETFIRP; encoded by the coding sequence TTGAATATTGGTCAATTTATCTTGGATAGCACTGATTTATTTACAGTATTTCGCTGGAACAACAATCCTTCTTTAATAAGATTCACAGAAGCTGATAATATATATAACACATTATTATTAAGCTTGTTCATATTTTCCGACGATTCAAAAGTAAAAGTAGTTAAAATTTTACAAAATAAAATATACGAAACAATTCCTAAGATAGTACTTTCAGATATCTCTCTTACTACAAAAAATAAAATTGAAGAAAAAGGGAAAGATATATGGAATAAGACAGTCGAAAAAGCTTTTCAAGAAGTAGAATCTAAATTGGATAAAAAAATTACTGAACGCATGTTCAATAAACATACTTTCGATGAAAGTACCGAAAATAAAATAAAGTTGATTAATCTTTTAGTAACAAGAAAAGAAGCAGAAATTAATGAACGGGTTTTCCCAGAATATTATAAGGAACCCAAAATGAAAAATGAAATGAAAGCAAAAAGAATTATTTTGAGCAACAAACATCAAATCGAATTACTTTGCGAAGAACTATTAAACATTTCCACAAGGCTTGTAACCATGACAAGATGGAACAAAAACCATAGAAATATTAAAACTTCTGTTTCTTCACATTCTTTTTTTGTCTTCTTAATATCTTATCTGTTAGCCCTGATTTCAAATTTAGAAACAGAAATTATATACGACGTTATGGCAGCATCAATACTTCATGACTTACCAGAAGCTTTTACAGGTGATGTAATAAGTCCAACAAAAAGGAAAGTTAAAGGATTAGAAGAGATAATAAATGAAATAGAAAAAGAATTTGTTCATGAATGGTCAGATAGCAAAAGTATATTGAAAGAAAAAGTCGATAAATTTGAAAAATATATTTTTAATCCTTTCAAAAATACTTATGGAAAATACGTTAAAACAGCGGATTTGTTAGCAGCTTTAATTGAATGCTCTCTCGAAATTAGTACTGGGAATCAAAATTCTTATTTTTTAAAAACCTTTGACTCAATAAAAAGAGAAACCTTACAGGTTTCTCCACTCGACATAAATGATATTATATATGAAATTGAAAAAGAAACCTTTATTCGCCCCTAA
- the dtd gene encoding D-aminoacyl-tRNA deacylase has translation MRAVVQRVIESSVEVNNETIASIRNGLLVFVGISFSDEEKDIFWLADKIVNLRIFEDQQGKMNKSVLETEGELLVVSQFTLYGDCRKGRRPSFTESANPEKAEVLYNKFVDFLKENYSLNVQTGKFQSHMKVKIINDGPVTFLLDSKKSF, from the coding sequence TTGAGGGCTGTTGTTCAAAGAGTTATTGAGTCAAGTGTCGAAGTAAACAACGAAACAATCGCAAGTATTAGGAATGGATTGCTCGTTTTTGTAGGAATATCATTTTCAGATGAAGAAAAAGATATTTTTTGGTTAGCAGACAAAATAGTGAATCTTAGAATTTTTGAAGACCAACAAGGGAAAATGAATAAATCAGTACTTGAAACTGAGGGGGAGTTATTGGTTGTTTCACAATTTACATTGTATGGAGATTGTCGTAAAGGTAGAAGGCCTTCTTTTACGGAGTCTGCAAATCCAGAGAAAGCAGAGGTTTTGTATAATAAATTTGTTGACTTCTTGAAAGAAAATTATTCTCTTAACGTTCAAACCGGTAAGTTTCAATCTCACATGAAAGTCAAAATTATAAATGATGGGCCAGTTACTTTTCTTTTGGATTCAAAGAAAAGCTTTTGA
- a CDS encoding bifunctional (p)ppGpp synthetase/guanosine-3',5'-bis(diphosphate) 3'-pyrophosphohydrolase, translated as MLVESSKTFEKEIEHLLERKLSKKDRDRIIEAYEFAEVAHEGQLRDSGEDFFEHPKNVALILANLKMDVDTIVSGLLHDVVEDCNVSLEKIKEKFGVDIARIVSGVTKISSLKLNERLNEKDMKSLEKIETIRKMLFAMSEDIRVIIVKLADRLHNMRTLDYVDRKKQISKAEETLKIYAPIAHRLGIYKIKEELEDLSFRYLYPDKYFSLKEKVEEKLKNGNEKLSEYADIIRKELSRQKIKATVEGRAKHLYSIWDKMIRKGKTLDEIYDYIALRIITEDSSRCYAALGIIHSLWSPIPGRIKDYIATPKFNGYKSLHTTVITHKGDPLEIQIRDWKMHEEAEYGLAAHWVYKEGISPEKLKFLRNLMELHKDIAQNAFEMKDIETNLISQEIFVFTPKGEIIHLPKDSTPIDFAYGVHTEIGNHFAGARVNGKLVPLSYKLKTGDIVEILINRNFQGPSIDWLKYANSPRTKAKIKKYYRQKNEQELIERGKDKFRELSKKLNISMEEMLEKLKEIGFYIKYNIKNDEEFFIKLDLEDISINTIRNIFVPAIKVDEKTKKIEKKSFKVLSNSVLVDGEEGVDSYFAKCCMPVPGDQIVGVVSRKGIGIHRIDCKNIKELPLDKKVNVQWAEGNQNNFSAMIKVDIESKEQINNVRNTINNEGGHIEKFEMHNDGNFLSLKMYLSVHNLNHLKLVCNKLENAKGVYAVRRV; from the coding sequence ATGTTGGTTGAATCGTCTAAAACTTTTGAAAAAGAAATTGAACATCTTCTTGAGAGAAAGCTTTCAAAAAAAGATAGAGATAGAATAATAGAAGCTTATGAATTTGCTGAAGTAGCTCATGAGGGGCAATTAAGAGATTCTGGAGAGGATTTTTTTGAACATCCAAAGAATGTTGCCTTAATTCTTGCTAACTTAAAAATGGATGTAGATACTATAGTTTCTGGTTTACTACATGATGTAGTAGAAGACTGTAATGTTTCTTTAGAGAAGATAAAAGAAAAATTTGGAGTTGATATTGCGAGAATAGTTTCTGGCGTGACAAAAATAAGTAGTTTAAAACTTAATGAGCGTTTAAATGAAAAAGATATGAAATCGCTTGAGAAAATTGAGACTATTCGAAAGATGCTTTTTGCTATGTCAGAAGATATAAGAGTAATAATCGTTAAATTGGCTGATAGATTGCATAATATGAGGACTTTGGATTATGTTGATAGGAAAAAGCAGATAAGTAAAGCAGAAGAGACTTTAAAAATTTATGCACCTATAGCACATAGATTAGGTATCTACAAAATTAAAGAGGAGCTTGAAGATCTATCTTTTAGATATCTGTATCCAGATAAATATTTTAGTTTAAAGGAAAAAGTGGAAGAAAAATTAAAAAATGGCAATGAAAAACTTAGTGAATATGCTGATATTATACGAAAAGAATTATCTAGACAAAAAATAAAAGCCACCGTGGAAGGTAGAGCCAAACATTTATATAGTATTTGGGATAAAATGATCAGGAAAGGTAAAACTCTTGATGAAATCTATGATTATATAGCTTTAAGGATAATAACTGAAGACTCAAGTAGATGTTACGCTGCTTTAGGTATAATTCATTCTTTGTGGTCACCTATACCTGGACGAATAAAGGATTATATTGCGACACCAAAATTTAACGGATATAAATCTTTGCACACGACTGTGATAACTCATAAAGGAGATCCTTTAGAAATTCAAATAAGGGATTGGAAAATGCATGAGGAAGCAGAATATGGTTTAGCAGCTCATTGGGTTTATAAAGAAGGAATAAGTCCAGAAAAATTAAAATTTTTGAGGAATTTAATGGAGTTGCATAAAGACATAGCTCAAAATGCTTTTGAAATGAAAGACATTGAAACTAATTTGATTTCTCAGGAAATTTTTGTATTCACTCCTAAAGGGGAGATTATTCATTTGCCTAAGGACTCAACTCCAATAGATTTTGCCTATGGTGTACATACTGAAATTGGGAATCATTTTGCCGGTGCGAGAGTTAATGGGAAACTTGTGCCTCTTTCTTACAAACTTAAAACAGGTGACATAGTAGAAATATTAATCAACAGGAATTTTCAGGGCCCGAGTATAGACTGGTTAAAATACGCTAATTCTCCGAGAACTAAAGCAAAAATCAAAAAATATTATCGTCAAAAGAATGAACAAGAATTGATTGAAAGAGGAAAAGATAAGTTTAGAGAACTATCTAAAAAATTGAACATTTCTATGGAAGAAATGTTAGAAAAGTTGAAAGAAATTGGTTTTTATATAAAATATAACATTAAAAATGATGAAGAATTTTTTATCAAGTTGGATTTAGAAGATATAAGTATTAATACTATTCGAAATATATTTGTTCCTGCTATAAAAGTTGATGAAAAAACAAAGAAAATAGAAAAGAAAAGTTTTAAAGTTTTAAGCAATTCTGTATTGGTAGATGGAGAAGAAGGGGTAGACAGCTACTTTGCTAAATGCTGTATGCCTGTTCCGGGAGATCAAATAGTTGGAGTAGTAAGTAGAAAAGGAATAGGAATACACAGGATAGATTGTAAGAATATTAAAGAACTTCCATTAGATAAGAAAGTTAATGTTCAATGGGCCGAAGGAAATCAAAACAATTTTTCTGCTATGATAAAGGTAGATATTGAGAGTAAAGAACAAATAAATAATGTAAGAAATACTATAAATAATGAAGGAGGACACATTGAAAAATTTGAAATGCATAATGACGGTAATTTTTTAAGTTTGAAAATGTATTTATCTGTTCACAATCTAAATCATTTGAAATTAGTATGTAACAAGTTAGAAAATGCCAAAGGAGTTTATGCTGTAAGGAGGGTATAA
- a CDS encoding phosphate ABC transporter substrate-binding protein PstS family protein — protein MKKTILTLALLGLLVFSFAETLVIKGSNTIFPVTQLWIEEMKTMYPDLTITLEGAGSSTGISALFNGTTDIANSSRWLKAEEIKQMGQEGKYFIPIVLGYDGIAIIVNPELPIDNISLENLAAIYTGKITRWNQLDPNLPNERIVVYSRNSASGTYETFVEKVLKGERMAPTVQLLESTQAEITSVARNKYAIAYTGIGYVTNDVKVLTVNGIQPTKINILNSVYPISRPLFMFVDATNGYPETGKVKQFITFGLSKRGQELVEQAGYIAAYGF, from the coding sequence ATGAAAAAAACTATTTTAACGTTAGCTTTATTAGGTTTGTTGGTATTTTCTTTTGCTGAAACACTTGTTATAAAAGGATCAAACACTATTTTTCCAGTTACACAACTATGGATTGAAGAGATGAAAACTATGTATCCGGATTTAACAATTACATTAGAAGGAGCTGGTTCTTCTACAGGTATATCGGCACTATTTAATGGTACAACGGACATAGCTAATTCTAGTAGATGGCTAAAAGCAGAAGAAATAAAGCAGATGGGACAAGAGGGAAAATACTTTATTCCGATAGTCTTGGGATACGATGGAATAGCGATTATAGTTAATCCAGAACTTCCAATTGATAATATTTCATTGGAAAATCTTGCAGCCATATATACAGGAAAAATTACAAGATGGAATCAATTAGATCCTAATTTACCAAACGAAAGGATTGTAGTGTATTCACGAAATAGTGCATCGGGAACATATGAAACCTTTGTTGAAAAAGTATTAAAGGGTGAAAGAATGGCACCAACTGTGCAATTGTTAGAATCTACTCAAGCAGAAATTACTTCGGTCGCAAGAAATAAGTATGCTATAGCTTATACAGGAATAGGATATGTAACCAACGATGTTAAAGTTCTTACGGTTAATGGTATTCAACCAACAAAAATAAATATATTAAATTCAGTATATCCTATTTCCAGACCACTTTTTATGTTTGTTGATGCAACAAATGGTTATCCAGAAACAGGTAAGGTTAAACAATTTATCACTTTCGGACTTTCCAAAAGAGGACAGGAATTAGTTGAACAAGCTGGTTATATTGCAGCATATGGTTTTTAA
- a CDS encoding PstC family ABC transporter permease, with product MNRRNVKDKINQGLITIVAFIGIFALIGLFIFIINESIPALTQVGAEIFTSIYWYPTYNPPEYGMLAMIIGSLILTGFSSLLVLPLGYIIAFFLYDYANPTEQTVIKSTIDLLSGIPTVIIGSFLFIYVSPIMMKLGAWSSGNLLLAAIGLSILSLPYAASLMQESLSSVDVSLKEAALAMGASRFTAGFKIVSKKALPGLLNATILTVNRIIGETIVVLMVAGGAAIIPRSLWDPVRPLTAVIASEMGEVAVGSLHYSALFTAGLILLTISFVLTLLSRRITRSGSS from the coding sequence GTGAATAGACGGAATGTTAAAGATAAAATAAATCAAGGTTTAATTACAATTGTGGCTTTTATAGGAATATTCGCATTAATAGGTCTATTCATCTTTATAATTAATGAATCAATTCCAGCCCTAACTCAAGTTGGGGCTGAAATCTTTACAAGTATATATTGGTACCCAACCTATAATCCACCTGAATACGGTATGTTAGCTATGATAATTGGTTCGTTAATATTAACAGGTTTTTCTTCACTTCTTGTTTTACCTCTCGGATATATAATTGCTTTCTTTTTATATGATTATGCAAATCCTACTGAACAAACAGTTATAAAATCTACAATAGATCTATTATCAGGAATACCTACAGTTATAATAGGTTCATTCTTGTTTATTTATGTTTCTCCTATAATGATGAAACTGGGGGCTTGGTCTTCAGGAAATTTGTTATTGGCAGCAATTGGTTTATCAATATTGTCTTTGCCTTACGCCGCTTCATTGATGCAAGAATCACTTTCTTCAGTAGATGTAAGCTTAAAAGAAGCCGCTCTGGCAATGGGAGCAAGTAGATTTACGGCAGGTTTTAAAATAGTATCAAAAAAAGCTTTGCCTGGCCTTTTGAATGCAACAATATTGACTGTAAATAGAATAATCGGAGAAACTATAGTAGTTTTAATGGTCGCCGGAGGAGCTGCAATAATACCTCGCTCATTATGGGACCCAGTTAGACCATTAACAGCAGTTATAGCAAGTGAAATGGGCGAAGTAGCGGTCGGCAGTTTGCACTATTCTGCACTTTTTACTGCCGGATTGATTTTATTAACCATTTCTTTTGTTTTAACACTTTTATCCAGAAGAATTACCAGGAGTGGATCAAGTTGA
- the pstA gene encoding phosphate ABC transporter permease PstA has translation MKIQTGKDLIISNIFRIISYIAFIIIATIIITVVVDGARYFTPSFFIEYPKQGMTSGGIGPAILGSLIMIFFILLFSIPIGVLTGTFLSEYGAKSRLGRIIDASITSLSGVPSVVYGLFGLSLFSITLGFGTSILSGSLTLAIMTLPVIASSVREALASLPRELRESAYALGAKKSETIFKILYPAAKNRIITAILIGAGRVIGETAPVLLTGAVFYSTKLPNSLLDPVMTLPTHIYFITMAYGQDAQWMAKATSAFLLILVLILYLTAFKIRGGQKK, from the coding sequence TTGAAAATTCAAACAGGAAAAGATTTAATAATTTCAAATATCTTCAGAATAATAAGTTACATCGCATTTATTATAATAGCAACTATAATAATTACTGTGGTTGTTGATGGTGCAAGATATTTTACTCCTTCATTTTTTATAGAATATCCAAAGCAAGGTATGACTAGCGGAGGAATAGGTCCTGCAATTTTGGGAAGTTTAATAATGATATTCTTTATTTTACTTTTTTCAATACCCATAGGAGTTTTAACTGGTACTTTTTTGTCTGAATATGGTGCAAAATCGAGGTTAGGAAGAATTATTGACGCATCTATCACTTCTTTATCAGGTGTTCCTTCGGTTGTATACGGTTTGTTCGGTCTGTCACTATTTTCAATTACGTTAGGATTTGGAACATCTATTTTAAGTGGTAGTTTAACTTTAGCAATTATGACATTACCTGTAATTGCCTCTTCCGTTAGAGAGGCTCTTGCTTCTTTGCCACGGGAACTCAGAGAATCAGCCTATGCTTTGGGCGCAAAAAAAAGTGAAACGATTTTTAAAATATTATATCCAGCTGCAAAAAATAGAATTATAACAGCTATATTAATCGGAGCAGGAAGAGTCATTGGAGAAACTGCTCCAGTACTATTAACGGGAGCTGTTTTTTATTCTACCAAACTTCCTAATTCTCTGTTAGATCCTGTTATGACATTACCGACACATATATATTTTATAACAATGGCATATGGTCAAGACGCACAATGGATGGCTAAAGCAACCTCTGCTTTTTTATTAATTTTAGTCTTGATTCTTTATTTAACAGCTTTTAAAATACGAGGAGGACAGAAAAAATAA
- the pstB gene encoding phosphate ABC transporter ATP-binding protein PstB: MNEETIITIQNFNAWYDKKQALKDINISIKKNTISAIIGPSGCGKSTLLRSINRINDEIPSYRTEGEILFDGINVYDKNIDLSLLRKRIGMVFQKPVPFPMSIYENIAFGLRIHGIKKKDKIDEIVEMALKRAALWKEVKDELEKPASELSGGQQQRLCIARAIAVDPQIILLDEPTSALDPIATRKIEDLIEHLSENYTIIIVTHNLAQAIRISDYMYFMFQGELIESGKTSDIIKNPKEKLTEDYLNGRIS; the protein is encoded by the coding sequence ATGAACGAAGAAACAATTATCACAATTCAAAATTTTAATGCTTGGTACGATAAAAAACAAGCTCTAAAGGATATAAATATATCTATCAAAAAAAATACCATAAGTGCAATTATTGGGCCATCTGGATGTGGAAAATCTACATTGTTAAGAAGTATAAACAGAATAAACGATGAAATTCCATCCTATAGAACAGAGGGAGAAATCTTGTTCGATGGAATTAATGTTTATGATAAAAATATTGATCTTTCTCTGTTAAGAAAAAGGATAGGTATGGTTTTTCAAAAACCTGTTCCTTTTCCTATGTCTATATACGAAAACATTGCATTCGGGTTAAGAATTCATGGAATAAAGAAGAAAGATAAAATTGATGAAATTGTGGAAATGGCTTTAAAAAGAGCTGCGCTATGGAAAGAAGTTAAAGATGAATTAGAAAAACCCGCAAGTGAATTATCTGGCGGTCAACAGCAAAGATTGTGTATAGCAAGAGCCATTGCCGTAGACCCTCAAATAATATTGTTGGATGAGCCTACATCTGCTTTGGATCCAATTGCTACCAGAAAAATTGAAGACCTGATAGAACATTTATCAGAAAATTATACTATTATTATCGTAACACATAATCTTGCGCAAGCTATTCGAATATCTGATTATATGTATTTCATGTTTCAAGGAGAACTTATTGAATCCGGAAAAACAAGCGATATTATCAAAAACCCAAAAGAAAAGTTGACTGAAGATTATTTAAATGGTAGAATTAGTTAA
- the phoU gene encoding phosphate signaling complex protein PhoU: MDYTHFENELAQLASEISKLLSLVLRSFENSIKSLEDKNLDLAQKVLDADDQIDKLNLEIENSVYQIVARYRPLGKDLRYAVSMIKFSNNLERIGDLSCNIAEKTEKYADVDLKDIVNTKELKKMFGISLEMIKNAYKAYGERNIEEAIRIWKRDDEVDNLEEEVRQIAIKKLYDPTFNKELVIPYILLARDIERIADHATNLCEEIIYIEVGKDIKDIIKEGR, encoded by the coding sequence ATGGATTATACACATTTTGAAAATGAATTGGCACAGTTGGCAAGTGAAATTTCAAAACTTTTGTCTTTAGTTTTAAGATCATTTGAAAATTCTATTAAATCTTTAGAAGATAAAAATCTTGATTTGGCACAAAAAGTTTTAGATGCTGATGATCAAATCGATAAACTTAACCTTGAGATTGAAAATTCAGTATACCAAATTGTTGCTAGATATCGTCCTTTAGGAAAAGATTTAAGATATGCTGTATCTATGATTAAATTTTCGAACAATTTAGAGAGAATTGGAGACTTATCTTGCAATATTGCAGAAAAAACAGAAAAGTATGCGGATGTTGATTTAAAAGATATAGTAAACACTAAAGAATTAAAAAAAATGTTTGGGATTTCACTTGAAATGATAAAAAATGCTTATAAAGCTTATGGAGAAAGAAATATAGAAGAAGCAATAAGAATTTGGAAAAGGGACGACGAAGTTGATAATTTGGAAGAAGAAGTAAGACAAATTGCAATAAAAAAGTTATATGATCCTACTTTTAACAAGGAATTAGTAATTCCGTATATCTTACTTGCAAGAGATATTGAAAGAATAGCTGATCATGCAACTAATCTATGTGAAGAAATAATTTATATAGAAGTTGGAAAAGATATTAAAGATATCATTAAAGAAGGCAGATAA
- a CDS encoding response regulator transcription factor: MAKVLIVEDDKDIREILKIYLNIENYEIMEADSLTNMRNLLNKEKDIDIMLLDIMLPDGDAIDELPRIRTINPNIGIIIISALNRDREVIYGIESGADDYITKPFNPREVIARIKALIKRLKKQEDTTEKLEFGSLEIYPKNYTVIYKGKFTEFTTKEFEILSLLARNPDKVYSREEIIDKVWFGDEYITDRVIDVHISLIRTKIGKDWIKTIRGVGYKFNKNNETIEQKE, from the coding sequence GTGGCAAAAGTTTTGATAGTTGAAGATGATAAAGATATAAGAGAAATACTAAAAATTTATTTAAATATAGAAAACTACGAAATTATGGAAGCAGACTCATTAACTAATATGAGAAATCTATTAAATAAAGAAAAAGACATTGACATAATGTTACTAGATATTATGTTACCAGATGGAGACGCTATAGATGAATTACCTAGAATACGTACGATAAATCCAAATATAGGAATAATTATAATTTCTGCTTTAAATAGAGACAGAGAAGTTATTTATGGGATAGAATCGGGTGCTGATGATTATATAACAAAACCCTTTAACCCAAGAGAAGTTATAGCACGAATAAAAGCCTTAATAAAAAGATTGAAAAAACAAGAAGATACTACCGAAAAATTAGAATTCGGATCGTTAGAAATTTACCCAAAAAACTACACAGTAATTTACAAAGGAAAATTTACTGAATTTACAACAAAAGAATTTGAAATACTTAGCTTACTGGCAAGAAATCCTGACAAAGTTTATTCAAGAGAAGAAATAATAGACAAAGTATGGTTTGGAGACGAATATATAACTGATAGAGTTATAGATGTTCATATAAGCCTAATAAGAACAAAAATTGGTAAAGATTGGATTAAGACTATAAGAGGTGTGGGATATAAATTTAATAAAAATAATGAAACAATAGAACAAAAAGAATGA
- a CDS encoding sensor histidine kinase KdpD codes for MADINLKNNYFEIFEILDDAVINIEKGTMISKSNKKAKEWGFHEKKDLISIISFDKIDELTNHILNDQDYEVLSNIYFIKGETKYCRLNYYKSHKILIIQDKTEFELLKKIKADFITSVSHELRTPLAIAKGNTQILKDFMHESKFTQQIDKIQESLDRVEKIISQLTLLSLAEFGDYHLKNENINTLNLYNEVLNDLSDKIKEKSINIVFNCTVEKVYGDKFVLYTILRNLLSNAIKYSFENSNIYVDITAEKIQVKDEGIGIRDEEQNRIFERFYRGIEASKVAKGSGLGLSVVKYLCQLSGYKISFESKWMVGSTFIVTFA; via the coding sequence ATGGCAGATATAAATCTTAAAAATAATTATTTTGAAATATTTGAAATTTTAGATGACGCTGTCATCAACATAGAAAAAGGTACTATGATATCAAAATCAAATAAAAAGGCTAAAGAATGGGGATTTCATGAAAAAAAAGATTTAATAAGTATTATTAGTTTCGACAAAATAGATGAATTAACAAACCATATATTAAATGATCAAGATTACGAAGTTTTATCTAATATTTATTTTATTAAAGGTGAAACCAAATATTGCAGACTAAACTATTACAAGTCTCATAAAATTTTAATTATTCAAGATAAAACAGAATTCGAGCTGTTAAAAAAGATTAAAGCCGACTTTATTACATCTGTATCTCATGAATTGAGAACACCGTTGGCTATAGCAAAAGGTAACACACAAATTTTAAAAGATTTTATGCATGAAAGTAAATTTACTCAACAAATTGACAAAATCCAAGAATCCTTAGATAGAGTAGAAAAAATTATTTCTCAATTAACTTTGCTTTCTTTAGCAGAATTCGGAGATTATCATTTAAAAAACGAAAACATAAATACTCTCAATTTATATAATGAAGTTTTGAATGACTTATCTGATAAGATCAAGGAAAAATCTATAAATATAGTTTTCAACTGCACTGTTGAAAAGGTATATGGAGATAAATTTGTTTTATACACTATCTTAAGAAACCTTCTTTCAAATGCCATTAAATATTCCTTTGAAAATTCAAATATTTATGTTGATATTACTGCAGAAAAAATACAAGTAAAAGATGAAGGAATTGGAATACGTGATGAAGAACAAAATAGAATTTTTGAAAGATTTTATAGAGGTATAGAAGCTTCAAAAGTTGCTAAAGGCTCAGGTTTAGGCCTTTCTGTAGTAAAATACTTATGCCAATTAAGCGGATATAAAATTTCTTTTGAATCAAAATGGATGGTTGGTAGTACTTTCATAGTAACCTTTGCTTAA